The following coding sequences lie in one Zingiber officinale cultivar Zhangliang chromosome 2B, Zo_v1.1, whole genome shotgun sequence genomic window:
- the LOC122047686 gene encoding thaumatin-like protein 1, with amino-acid sequence MSRHPILFFSVLFILRFVSGEGAATFSFVNHCGDTIWPGVLSSSGSSPLESTGFELAAGESRSLYASSGWSGRFWARTGCVFDAYGNGSCGTGDCGTGRVECAGSGAAPPATLVEFTLGGEKDFYDVSLVDGYNLPVVVEAAGGECPSTGCLADINRRCPAELRAGDGAACRSACDAFGQPEFCCSGEFGNPQTCRPSAYAQMFKAACPRSYSYAFDDATSTFTCSAAGGAQAYSITFCPESSTSQKSTKNNTPPKTGGEGEEEESWLASLAIGNANPSRIARRKEIVYSIISLLLYFSLF; translated from the exons ATGTCTCGCCATCCGATCCTTTTCTTCTCTGTTCTGTTTATTCTGCGATTTGTTTCAG GGGAAGGCGCGGCGACGTTCTCCTTCGTGAACCACTGCGGCGACACCATTTGGCCAGGCGTCCTGTCGAGCTCCGGTAGCTCTCCGCTGGAGAGCACCGGATTCGAGCTCGCCGCGGGCGAGAGCAGGTCCCTTTACGCCTCCTCCGGTTGGTCCGGCCGCTTCTGGGCTCGCACCGGCTGTGTTTTCGACGCTTACGGTAACGGCTCATGCGGCACCGGCGACTGCGGGACTGGCAGGGTGGAGTGCGCTGGTTCGGGGGCGGCGCCGCCCGCCACTCTGGTCGAGTTCACGCTCGGCGGGGAGAAGGATTTCTACGACGTGAGCCTGGTGGATGGGTACAACCTGCCGGTGGTGGTGGAAGCGGCGGGCGGGGAGTGTCCGTCTACTGGGTGCTTGGCGGACATAAACCGGCGGTGCCCGGCGGAGCTCAGGGCGGGGGATGGCGCGGCGTGCCGCAGCGCGTGCGACGCGTTCGGGCAGCCGGAGTTCTGTTGCAGCGGGGAGTTTGGGAACCCGCAGACGTGTCGGCCGTCGGCGTACGCGCAGATGTTCAAGGCGGCGTGCCCGCGGTCCTATAGCTATGCCTTCGACGACGCCACCTCCACCTTCACCTGCTCCGCCGCCGGAGGAGCGCAGGCCTATTCCATCACCTTCTGCCCCGAATCCTCCACAAG TCAAAAATCCACCAAAAACAATACCCCTCCAAAAactggaggagaaggagaagaagaagaatcgtggctcgCAAGTCTCGCCATCGGCAACGCTAACCCTTCCAGAATAGCAAGAAGGAAAGAAATAGTTTATTCAATTATAAGTCTCCTCCTgtatttttccttattttga